One Oreochromis niloticus isolate F11D_XX linkage group LG16, O_niloticus_UMD_NMBU, whole genome shotgun sequence genomic window carries:
- the LOC100710704 gene encoding toll-like receptor 8 isoform X1: MITKCWMLLFCLCCRHGVQLAAHKPFWMTRQFPCDVISNNASNTVKFDCKGRHLEKVPKGITTNATDLDLSENVIRSIKADSLSHLLNLAHLNLNWANNTKTDYGCGALKIAENAFKNLTKLKQLRLSGNCLTEIPRNLPHSVERLELNINKVSMDKLNNSFIGLKNMRMLLLSKNCYFRNPCGKSVAINENTFALLKKLKYLDLSYNNLTQVPKGLPQSITILRLDANKIEFISKDDFQGLENVKFLDIQGNCPRCHNARYPCVPCPNGSIDIHPDAFQRLTQLETLNLGGNSLNYLDPSWFQSLTNLTQLFLEFNFLQKAVTGEDTPVKAFSYLHRLEKLDLSFNYALGLYPEKLTLSKDFSQLRSLKTLHLNALVFQSIGPDTLRPLYNLKNLSHLYLSTNFIIHSDPTVFSKLSHLRMIYLGENRLYPTTVESLPTLRDRNNENSEVSMSPFVKLTPKDSVYEVLHRNTKQECANSGRVLILSSNNLFFISPKQFEGYGNISCLNLSRNGFSQALNGTEFKMLPNLTYLDLSFNRVDLAYNNAFKELKKLQVLDLSYNSHYFEAFGVTLNLNFTQNLPVLRVLNMSHNEISTLTTKEMYSKSLAELIFAQNHLGKLWKDRDGSYKKLFTNLSNLTVLDISSNGIAKIPDDVYEYLPHNLTTLRISHNLLSDVNWDKLPFHQLQIMDLSYNSLSTLTTINSNMAQTLTFLDLSHNHIFHADNCFLKSLKSLMTLSLSNNKLTIVNETTFKSGPANLTLFLQGNPFECTCDLLDFVLWIEQSDVKIPRLTTQVTCNTPVNLKGEGLIHFSIHQCVNPSQAFQIYTLTTSIIILFMIVSTVAHLFYWDASYVLHYIKAKLKGYTSFNSPDTIYDVFVTYDTKDPQVSEWVMSNLRVQLEEEGDKYHPLCLEERDWPPGVPLVDNLTQSIQYSRKTLFVLTKGYVKTGAFKLAMYMAHQRLLDENVDVIVLLMLEPVLQHSHFLRLRKRLCESSVVEWPRTAAAEPWFWQNLRSVIRVDNQVMYNKTYSKYFTTK; encoded by the exons ATg ATTACCAAATGCTGGATGCTGTTGTTCTGTCTGTGTTGCCGTCATGGGGTCCAGCTGGCTGCACATAAACCCTTCTGGATGACACGGCAGTTTCCTTGTGATGTCATATCCAACaatgcttcaaatacagtcaaatTTGACTGTAAAGGCCGGCATCTAGAGAAAGTACCAAAAGGTATAACTACTAATGCCACTGATCTTGACTTGTCAGAAAACGTCATTAGGAGTATTAAAGCTGATTCACTTTCTCATCTGTTGAATCTGGCACATCTGAATCTCAACTGGGCAAACAACACCAAGACTGATTATGGATGCGGAGCATTGAAGATCGCTGAAAATGCTTTCAAAAATCTGACAAAACTGAAGCAACTACGACTGAGCGGCAACTGTCTGACTGAAATTCCACGCAATCTCCCCCACAGTGTGGAAAGACTTGAGCTAAACATTAACAAAGTTAGTATGGATAAACTGAACAATAGCTTTATTGGCTTGAAAAACATGAGAATGCTGTTGTTATCTAAAAATTGCTACTTCCGCAACCCTTGTGGGAAGTCTGTCGCTATCAACGAAAACACTTTTGCACTACTCAAAAAACTGAAGTATCTGGACTTGTCTTATAACAACTTAACACAGGTTCCTAAAGGACTACCCCAGTCAATTACAATCTTACGTCTGGATGCCAACAAAATAGAGTTCATATCTAAAGATGATTTTCAAGGgttagaaaatgtaaaattccTGGATATACAAGGCAACTGTCCAAGATGTCACAATGCTCGGTACCCTTGTGTTCCTTGCCCTAACGGTTCTATTGACATACATCCTGATGCATTTCAAAGACTGACACAGCTTGAGACACTGAACCTGGGAGGAAACTCACTAAATTACCTTGATCCCTCTTGGTTTCAAAGTCTAACAAATCTTACACAATTGTTTCTGGAATTTAACTTTTTACAAAAAGCTGTAACTGGTGAGGACACACCAGTTAAAGCTTTCAGTTATCTTCACAGGCTAGAAAAACTTGACCTGTCTTTCAATTATGCTCTTGGATTGTACCCAGAAAAATTAACTCTTTCAAAAGACTTTTCACAGCTCAGGTCACTGAAAACTTTGCATTTGAATGCTTTGGTATTCCAGAGTATTGGACCAGACACACTCAGACCTCTGTACAATCTGAAAAATCTGTCTCATTTGTACTTAAGCACTAACTTCATTATTCACTCTGACCCTACCGTGTTTAGCAAGCTTTCCCACTTAAGAATGATATATCTCGGAGAAAACAGGTTGTATCCCACTACAGTAGAAAGTCTACCAACTCTAAGGGACAGAAATAACGAGAATTCAGAAGTTTCTATGTCACCATTCGTAAAACTCACTCCAAAAGACTCAGTTTATGAAGTACTACACAGGAATACAAAGCAAGAATGCGCTAACTCTGGACGAGTGCTCATCCTCAGCTCAAATAATCTGTTCTTCATTTCGCCAAAGCAGTTTGAGGGATATGGAAATATTTCATGTCTAAACCTCTCCAGAAATGGATTTTCACAGGCACTTAATGGCACAGAGTTCAAGATGTTGCCTAATCTGACATATCTGGACTTATCCTTCAATAGGGTTGATCTGGCCTATAACAACGCCTTCAAAGaactaaagaaattacaagtaCTAGACCTCAGTTACAATTCACACTACTTTGAAGCATTTGGGGTAACGcttaatttaaattttacacAAAATCTACCTGTGCTAAGAGTGCTTAATATGAGTCATAATGAGATTTCCACACTGACAACTAAAGAAATGTATAGCAAATCATTAGCAGAACTTATATTTGCACAAAATCATCTAGGGAAACTTTGGAAAGACAGAGATGGCTCATACAAGAAACTTTTCACTAATCTTTCTAATTTGACAGTTTTAGATATATCCTCTAATGGCATTGCAAAGATTCCAGATGATGTTTATGAATATTTGCCACATAACCTCACCACACTGCGCATAAGTCATAACTTACTCAGTGATGTTAATTGGGACAAACTGCCTTTCCATCAACTTCAAATTATGGACCTAAGTTACAATTCTCTGTCTACTTTAACAACTATTAACTCAAACATGGCCCAAACTTTGACTTTCCTTGACCTGAGTCATAATCACATTTTCCATGCAGacaattgttttttaaagagtCTAAAAAGCCTCATGACTCTCAGCCTGAGTAACAACAAATTGACTATTGTCAATGAAACTACCTTCAAATCAGGACCTGCAAACCTGACTCTGTTCCTACAAGGAAATCCATTTGAGTGTACTTGTGATTTGTTAGACTTCGTTTTATGGATTGAACAGAGTGATGTAAAGATCCCAAGACTGACCACTCAGGTGACATGTAACACACCAGTGAACTTAAAGGGAGAAGGATTGATACATTTTAGCATTCATCAGTGTGTAAATCCCAGTCAGGCATTCCAGATCTACACTCTAACAACTTCTATCATTATTCTTTTCATGATTGTTTCAACAGTTGCTCACTTATTTTACTGGGATGCTTCCTATGTCCTACACTATATAAAAGCTAAGCTGAAAGGGTACACATCCTTTAACTCGCCAGATACTATTTATGATGTCTTTGTGACATATGACACAAAAGACCCACAGGTCTCTGAGTGGGTGATGAGCAATCTGCGGGTACAACTGGAGGAAGAGGGAGACAAGTATCATCCATTGTGTCTGGAAGAGAGGGACTGGCCCCCAGGAGTCCCACTGGTGGACAACCTCACCCAGAGCATCCAGTACAGTCGCAAGACTCTGTTTGTCTTAACAAAGGGCTACGTTAAGACCGGTGCTTTCAAGCTGGCAATGTATATGGCCCACCAAAGACTGCTGGATGAAAATGTGGATGTGATAGTACTGCTAATGCTGGAGCCTGTCCTGCAGCATTCTCACTTTCTGCGCTTGAGGAAGCGACTGTGTGAAAGCAGTGTTGTAGAGTGGCCacgaacagcagcagcagagcccTGGTTTTGGCAAAACCTGCGAAGTGTCATAAGAGTAGATAATCAAGTGATGTACAACAAGACTTATTCAAAATACTTCACCACCAAGTGA
- the LOC100710704 gene encoding toll-like receptor 8 isoform X2, which yields MITKCWMLLFCLCCHHEILPAACKPAWMTRQFPCDVISTNTSEVKFDCKGRHLEKVPEGITSNATDLDLSENFIKSIKADSLSNLLNLTQLNLNFANKPKNGYGCRKLNISANAFKNLTKIKQLEMSGNCLTEIPRNLPHSVEKLDLSINKISLDKLNNCFTDLKNITNLFLSKNCYFWNPCGKSVAIMEKPFQILDKLQVLDLSYNNLTQVPKGLPQSLTSLHLDSNKIEFISKDDFQGLLNLKVLDIQGNCPRCHNAPYPCVPCPNGSIDIHPDAFKRLTQLETLNLGGNSLNYLDPSWFQSLMNLKELFVAFNFLQKAVTGEDTPVKAFRYLHRLEKLDLSFNYALRLYPEKITLSKDFSNLRSLKTLHLEALVFQRIGPDTLRPLHNLKNLSALNLGTNFIIYSNSTLFSHFSHLKMIYLAENRLYPTTIESPPTLTDRYNQNSDLSFSPSITTTPKDFSYEISHSLIKQECFDSGRVLILSSNNLFFISPKLFEGYGNISCLNLSGNGFSQALNGTEFKMLPNLTYLDLSFNKVDLAYNNAFKELKKLQVLDLSYNPHYFKAFGVTLNLNFTQNLPVLRVLNMSHNEISTLTTKEMYSKSLADLRFAHNNLGKLWKDRDRTYKKLFTNLSNLTVLDISSNGIAKIPDDVYEYLPHNLTTLRISHNCLSDFSWDKLPFHQLQSLDLSYNHLSTLTTIKSNITQTLIFLDLSHNHISQVHDGFLQSLKSLTTLSLRNNKLTIVNRTTFKSGPEFQTLFLQRNPFECTCDSIDFILWIEQSDVKIPRLTTQVTCNTPVNQRNNILINFNINQCVNAEQAKQIYALTTSIIILFMIVSTVAHLFYWDASYVLHYMKAKLKGYRSLNSPDTIYDVFVTYDIKDPQVSEWVMSNLRVQLEEKGDKYHPLCLEERDWPLGVPLVDNLTQSIQYSRKTLFVLTKGYVKTGAFKLAMYLAHQRLLDENVDVIVLLMLEPVLQHSHFLRLRKRLCESSVVEWPRTAAAEPWFWQNLRSVIRVDNQVMYNKTYSKYFTTK from the exons ATg ATTACCAAATGCTGGATGCTGTTGTTCTGTCTCTGTTGCCATCATGAGATCCTGCCGGCTGCATGTAAACCCGCCTGGATGACAAGGCAGTTTCCTTGTGATGTCATATCCACCAATACCTCTGAGGTCAAATTTGACTGTAAAGGGCGTCATCTAGAGAAAGTACCAGAAGGAATAACCAGTAATGCTACGGATCTAGACTTATCTGAAAATTTTATTAAGAGTATTAAAGCTGATTCACTTTCTAATCTGCTGAATTTGACTCAGCTCAATCTCAACTTTGCAAACAAGCCCAAGAATGGTTATGGCTGCAGAAAATTGAACATTTCTGCAAATGCTTTCAAAAATCTCACAAAAATCAAGCAACTGGAAATGAGTGGCAACTGTCTGACTGAAATCCCACGCAATCTCCCCCATAGTGTGGAAAAACTTGACCTAAGCATTAACAAGATTAGTTTGGATAAATTGAACAATTGctttactgatttaaaaaacataacaaacctGTTTCTATCTAAAAACTGCTACTTCTGGAATCCTTGTGGGAAGTCTGTTGCTATTATGGAAAAACCCTTTCAAATACTGGACAAACTGCAGGTTCTCGACTTGTCTTACAACAACTTAACACAGGTTCCTAAAGGACTACCCCAATCACTAACATCTTTACATCTGGATTCCAACAAAATAGAGTTCATATCTAAAGATGATTTCCAGGGGTTGCTAAATTTAAAAGTCCTTGATATACAAGGCAACTGTCCAAGATGTCACAATGCTCCATACCCTTGTGTTCCTTGCCCTAATGGTTCTATTGACATACATCCTGATGCATTTAAAAGACTGACACAGCTTGAGACACTGAACCTGGGAGGAAACTCACTGAATTACCTTGATCCCTCTTGGTTTCAAAGTCTAATGAATCTTAAAGAATTATTTGTGGCATTTAACTTTTTACAAAAAGCTGTAACTGGTGAGGACACACCAGTTAAAGCTTTCCGCTATCTTCACAGGCTAGAAAAACTTGACCTGTCTTTCAATTATGCTCTCAGATTGTACCCAGAAAAAATAACACTTTCAAAAGACTTTTCAAACCTCAGGTCACTGAAAACTTTGCATTTGGAGGCTTTGGTATTCCAGAGAATTGGACCAGACACACTCAGACCTCTACACAATCTGAAAAATTTATCTGCTTTGAATTTAGGCACTAATTTCATTATTTATAGCAACTCTACTTTATTCAGCCATTTCTCCCACTTAAAGATGATATATCTAGCCGAAAACAGGTTATATCCCACAACAATAGAAAGTCCACCAACTCTAACAGACAGATACAACCAGAATTCAGACCTTTCTTTTTCACCGTCCATAACAACTACTCCAAAAGATTTTAGCTACGAGATATCACACAGCCTTATAAAGCAAGAGTGCTTTGACTCTGGACGAGTGCTCATCCTCAGCTCAAATAATCTGTTCTTCATTTCTCCAAAGCTATTTGAGGGATATGGAAATATTTCATGTCTCAACCTCTCAGGAAATGGATTTTCACAGGCACTTAATGGCACAGAGTTCAAGATGTTGCCTAATCTGACATATCTCGACTTATCCTTCAATAAGGTTGATCTGGCCTATAACAACGCCTTCAAAGaactaaagaaattacaagtaCTAGACCTCAGTTACAATCCACACTACTTTAAAGCATTTGGGGTAACGcttaatttaaattttacacAAAATCTACCTGTGCTAAGAGTCCTTAATATGAGTCATAATGAGATTTCCACACTGACAACTAAAGAAATGTATAGCAAATCATTAGCAGATCTAAGGTTTGCACACAATAATTTAGGGAAACTTTGGAAAGACAGGGATCGCACATACAAGAAACTTTTCACTAatctatctaatttgacagtTTTAGATATATCCTCTAATGGCATTGCAAAGATTCCAGATGATGTTTATGAATATTTGCCACATAACCTCACCACACTGCGCATAAGTCATAACTGCCTCAGCGATTTTAGCTGGGACAAACTGCCTTTCCACCAACTGCAGAGTTtagacctgagctacaatcatctgTCTACTTTAACAACTATTAAGTCAAACATCACCCAAACTTTGATTTTCCTTGACCTGAGTCATAATCACATTTCCCAAGTGCACGATGGATTTTTACAGAGTTTGAAAAGCCTCACGACTCTCAGCCTTAGAAACAACAAACTTACTATTGTCAATCGAACTACCTTCAAATCAGGACCTGAATTTCAGACTTTGTTCCTACAGAGAAATCCATTTGAGTGTACTTGTGATTCCATAGACTTTATTTTATGGATTGAACAGAGTGATGTAAAGATCCCAAGACTGACCACTCAGGTGACATGTAACACACCAGTGAACCAGAGGAACAACATACTGATAAATTTTAACATTAATCAGTGTGTAAATGCGGAACAGGCAAAGCAGATCTACGCTCTAACAACTTCTATCATTATTCTTTTCATGATTGTTTCAACAGTTGCTCACTTATTTTACTGGGATGCTTCCTATGTCCTACACTATATGAAAGCTAAGCTGAAAGGGTACAGATCCTTGAACTCGCCAGATACTATATATGATGTCTTTGTGACATATGACATAAAAGACCCACAGGTCTCTGAGTGGGTGATGAGCAATCTGCGGGTGCAACTGGAGGAAAAGGGAGACAAGTATCATCCACTGTGTCTGGAAGAGAGGGACTGGCCCCTAGGAGTCCCACTGGTGGACAACCTCACCCAGAGCATCCAGTACAGTCGCAAGACTCTGTTTGTCTTAACAAAGGGCTACGTTAAGACCGGTGCTTTCAAGCTGGCAATGTATCTGGCCCACCAAAGACTGCTGGATGAAAATGTGGATGTGATAGTACTGCTAATGCTGGAGCCTGTCCTGCAGCATTCTCACTTTCTGCGCTTGAGGAAGCGACTGTGTGAAAGCAGTGTTGTAGAGTGGCCacgaacagcagcagcagagcccTGGTTTTGGCAAAACCTGCGAAGTGTCATAAGAGTAGATAATCAAGTGATGTACAACAAAACCTATTCAAAATACTTCACCACCAAGTGA